The genomic stretch CTTGAGAAAGAGACACTTAAGGGGCTTGGCTATCAGGTTTCTGCCATAACGAGCTGCGAAAAAACCTTAGAACTGTTCTCCTCCGCCCCAAAGGCATTTGACCTCATCATTACCGACATGACTATGCCGACCATGACAGGACTTGAGTTATCCAGTAAAATACTTGCTATTCGTCCCGATATTCCCATTATTTTGTGCACCGGTTTCAGCAATCTTATCGATGAACAGAAAGCAAGTAATGCCGGTATCCGCAAGCTTCTCGTGAAACCTGTTTCTCGAGAAGAGCTTGCCCACGCTGTCAGAAAAACTCTCGATTCTTCTCCCCAATAAGCCCTAAAACAGGATGGTTAAAGCCAGTTTCTTCTCTTAAAAAACCTGACCATTACCAGGGCCACGGTAATCATGACGCCCCAAAAGATAAAATAACTATAACGGAAACGCAGTTCAGGGAGATACTCAAAATTCGTTCCATAAACTCCAGCGATAAAGGACAGGGGGATAAAGATGGCTGAAAAAATCGTCAGAACTTTCATTATCTCATTAAGATGGTTGCCGACTCTGGTGTTATAGATATTCAGGTGATCTGAAAGCATCTCCCTGTAGGTGTCAACAACCTCGACCGATTGAGTCGACAGATCAAGAAGATCTTTCAAAAAAGGCACTGTCTGCTCATGGATAAGGTTTGAGTCAAGCCGGCTCAACTGCAGAAGAAACTCCCTGGCCGGTCGAATAGATTTTCGCAGATAGTTCACCTCTCGTTTGTAGGTGTTTATCTTGCCGAGGATCTCATTGCTTGGGTTATCAAGTATTTCGTCCTCTATGTCTTCAATCTGTTCCCCCAATCGTTCAACAATGAAGATATAGTTGTCGACAATCGTATCCAGCAAGGCATACGCTAAATAGTCATTCCCAACACCTCGAATCCTTCCTTTCTGTCTACGGATTCGTTCCCGCACCGGCTCAAAGACATCTCCCGGCCTCTCTTGAAAGGTGAGAAGAAATGTTTTCCCCAGAATCATACTCAACTGTTCACTACGTATCAGTCCTTCCTCCGAGTCATAGCGCATCATCTTGATTACAAAAAACAGATAGTCGTCATACTCTTCCATTTTCGGACGCTGCCCTGTATTGAGAATATCTTCAAGAACCAGGGGGTGAAGCCCAAACCCTTTACCAATAGCACTGATGGGCTCAGAGTCATGCAGGCCGTGCACATTGATCCAGGTAACAGACGCTGTCTCCTTGTAAGCAACCCCCTCTTGGATGTCATAAAGAGCCATCTCAGACAGATGTTCTTTGTCATAATCTATCAAACGGATGGAGACATGATCTACTTTCTGTTCACCGACAAACACTAATTCGCCGGGAACTTGCCCGATTGACACATCTTTGTTCTTTATGAATCTGGCCACAATATCTCCCCTGTGTTTTACAACTAAATCAAAAATTCTGTATATACGCTGATCAAACAGCCGCTGGTTTAAGCCTTTTCAAACTGCTTTCAAGCTAGCCAGGTGACAACCTCATCGGCAGCTGCTCTAGTCGTTCGGAACGAATTTGCCGGTGAACTCATGTCTGGGTAGCTGTCCATGAGGTCAAGAAAGAAAAATTGTAACTATAGCACTAACCCACAAGG from Desulfobulbaceae bacterium encodes the following:
- the corA gene encoding magnesium/cobalt transporter CorA, with product MARFIKNKDVSIGQVPGELVFVGEQKVDHVSIRLIDYDKEHLSEMALYDIQEGVAYKETASVTWINVHGLHDSEPISAIGKGFGLHPLVLEDILNTGQRPKMEEYDDYLFFVIKMMRYDSEEGLIRSEQLSMILGKTFLLTFQERPGDVFEPVRERIRRQKGRIRGVGNDYLAYALLDTIVDNYIFIVERLGEQIEDIEDEILDNPSNEILGKINTYKREVNYLRKSIRPAREFLLQLSRLDSNLIHEQTVPFLKDLLDLSTQSVEVVDTYREMLSDHLNIYNTRVGNHLNEIMKVLTIFSAIFIPLSFIAGVYGTNFEYLPELRFRYSYFIFWGVMITVALVMVRFFKRRNWL